Proteins from a genomic interval of Capsicum annuum cultivar UCD-10X-F1 chromosome 4, UCD10Xv1.1, whole genome shotgun sequence:
- the LOC107869736 gene encoding uncharacterized protein LOC107869736, whose protein sequence is MDCENKDFELRKSGSSRTSSAGSSIRRHSLSLSLSLPKQLNDDDDSESVSEGGDIGDRELQSDRYSGSGKLRLIGENAPEHGVVVPISEDSMLESNANSLCSQDPNAISSGTAVSPTKLISQPEHKKNDEQTEVPWVLVYTTCLLFLAVLGIVGVLNIIFYFGSSKNGH, encoded by the exons ATGGATTGTGAAAATAAGGATTTCGAGCTAAGAAAATCTGGATCTTCTCGCACAAGCAGTGCCGGTTCTTCTATCAGGAGGCATTCCTTAAGTTTATCACTTTCTCTTCCTAAACAgctaaatgatgatgatgatagtgaATCTGTATCAGAAGGAGGAGATATTGGGGATCGAGAGCTTCAAAGCGATAGATACAGTGGGAGTGGCAAGCTAAGATTAATTGGTGAAAATGCACCCGAACATGGAGTGGTTGTTCCCATTTCAGAGGACTCTATGTTGGAGTCTAATGCCAATTCATTATGTTCTCAAGATCCCAATGCTATTAGTAGTGGTACTGCAGTATCCCCCACAAAATTAATCTCTCAACCGGAGCATAAAAAGAAT GATGAACAAACAGAGGTGCCATGGGTTTTGGTGTATACTACATGCCTCTTGTTTCTAGCTGTACTTGGAATAGTGGGGGTAttgaacattattttttattttgggtccaGTAAAAATGGTCATTGA